From the Macaca thibetana thibetana isolate TM-01 chromosome 12, ASM2454274v1, whole genome shotgun sequence genome, one window contains:
- the GBX2 gene encoding homeobox protein GBX-2 isoform X1, translating into MSAAFPPSLMMMQRPLGSSTAFSIDSLIGSPPQPSPGHFVYTGYPMFMPYRPVVLPPPPPPPPALPQAALQPALPPAHPHHQIPSLPTGFCSSLAQGMALTSTLMATLPGGFSASPQHQEAAAARKFAPQPLPGGGNFDKAEALQADAEDGKGFLAKEGSLLAFSAAEAVQASLVGAVRGQGKDESKVEDDPKGKEESFSLESDVDYSSDDNLTGQAAHKEEDPGHALEETPPSSGAAGSTTSTGKNRRRRTAFTSEQLLELEKEFHCKKYLSLTERSQIAHALKLSEVQVKIWFQNRRAKWKRVKAGNANSKTGEPSRNPKIVVPIPVHVSRFAIRSQHQQLEQARP; encoded by the exons ATGAGCGCAGCGTTCCCGCCGTCGCTGATGATGATGCAGCGCCCGCTGGGGAGTAGCACCGCCTTCAGCATAGACTCGCTGATCGGCAGCCCGCCGCAGCCCAGCCCAGGCCATTTCGTCTACACTGGCTACCCCATGTTCATGCCCTACCGGCCGGTagtgctgccgccgccgccgccgccgccgcccgcgctgCCCCAGGCCGCGCTGCAGCCAGCGCTGCCGCCCGCACACCCTCACCACCAGATCCCCAGCCTGCCCACCGGCTTCTGCTCCAGCCTGGCGCAGGGCATGGCGCTCACCTCTACGCTTATGGCTACGCTCCCCGGCGGCTTCTCCGCGTCGCCCCAGCACCAGGAGGCGGCAGCGGCCCGCAAGTTCGCGCCGCAGCCGCTGCCCGGCGGCGGTAACTTCGACAAGGCGGAGGCGCTGCAGGCTGACGCAGAGGACGGCAAAGGCTTCCTGGCCAAAGAGGGCTCGCTGCTCGCCTTCTCCGCGGCCGAGGCGGTGCAGGCTTCGCTCG TCGGGGCTGTCCGAGGGCAAGGGAAAGACGAGTCAAAGGTGGAAGACGACCCGAAGGGCAAGGAGGAGAGCTTCTCGCTGGAGAGCGATGTGGACTACAGCTCGGATGACAATCTGACTGGCCAGGCAGCTCACAAGGAGGAAGACCCGGGCCACGCACTGGAGGAGACCCCGCCGAGCAGCGGCGCGGCGGGCAGCACCACGTCTACGGGCAAGAACCGGCGGCGGCGGACTGCCTTCACCAGCGAGCAGCTGCTGGAGCTGGAGAAGGAGTTCCACTGCAAAAAGTACCTCTCCTTGACCGAGCGCTCGCAGATCGCCCACGCCCTCAAACTCAGCGAGGTGCAGGTGAAAATCTGGTTCCAGAACCGACGGGCCAAGTGGAAACGAGTGAAGGCGGGCAATGCCAATTCCAAGACAGGGGAGCCCTCCCGGAACCCTAAGATCGTCGTCCCCATCCCCGTCCACGTCAGCAGGTTCGCTATCAGAAGTCAGCATCAGCAGCTAGAGCAGGCCCGGCCCTGA
- the GBX2 gene encoding homeobox protein GBX-2 isoform X2 codes for MSAAFPPSLMMMQRPLGSSTAFSIDSLIGSPPQPSPGHFVYTGYPMFMPYRPVVLPPPPPPPPALPQAALQPALPPAHPHHQIPSLPTGFCSSLAQGMALTSTLMATLPGGFSASPQHQEAAAARKFAPQPLPGGGNFDKAEALQADAEDGKGFLAKEGSLLAFSAAEAVQASLVLLYRSVVTWGPGRGCPRARERRVKGGRRPEGQGGELLAGERCGLQLG; via the exons ATGAGCGCAGCGTTCCCGCCGTCGCTGATGATGATGCAGCGCCCGCTGGGGAGTAGCACCGCCTTCAGCATAGACTCGCTGATCGGCAGCCCGCCGCAGCCCAGCCCAGGCCATTTCGTCTACACTGGCTACCCCATGTTCATGCCCTACCGGCCGGTagtgctgccgccgccgccgccgccgccgcccgcgctgCCCCAGGCCGCGCTGCAGCCAGCGCTGCCGCCCGCACACCCTCACCACCAGATCCCCAGCCTGCCCACCGGCTTCTGCTCCAGCCTGGCGCAGGGCATGGCGCTCACCTCTACGCTTATGGCTACGCTCCCCGGCGGCTTCTCCGCGTCGCCCCAGCACCAGGAGGCGGCAGCGGCCCGCAAGTTCGCGCCGCAGCCGCTGCCCGGCGGCGGTAACTTCGACAAGGCGGAGGCGCTGCAGGCTGACGCAGAGGACGGCAAAGGCTTCCTGGCCAAAGAGGGCTCGCTGCTCGCCTTCTCCGCGGCCGAGGCGGTGCAGGCTTCGCTCG TCCTCCTCTACCGCTCCGTGGTGACCTGGGGTCCTGG TCGGGGCTGTCCGAGGGCAAGGGAAAGACGAGTCAAAGGTGGAAGACGACCCGAAGGGCAAGGAGGAGAGCTTCTCGCTGGAGAGCGATGTGGACTACAGCTCGGATGA